A portion of the Salminus brasiliensis chromosome 11, fSalBra1.hap2, whole genome shotgun sequence genome contains these proteins:
- the ttpa gene encoding LOW QUALITY PROTEIN: alpha-tocopherol transfer protein (The sequence of the model RefSeq protein was modified relative to this genomic sequence to represent the inferred CDS: inserted 1 base in 1 codon) — translation MKMKSSGAARCDLNDLPAEAKRVRAALQELRQRAEREAFSKVQQDLTDPFLIRFLRARDFDMDLALKLLINYHKWRQECPEISANLRPSSIIGLLKNNYHGVLRSRDDAGSRVLIYRISQWNPKEFTAYEVFRVSLITSELIVQERETQRNGLKAIFDLQGWCFAHAFQINPSXAKKISCVLTDSFPLKVRGIHLINEPIFFRPVFAMIRPFLPDKIKQRIHFHGSSYTASLYEHFPKAAFPPEYGGTGPNLAEVCEEWTDFIMQSEDYLQELSADLGGDSSQGSSCGHR, via the exons ATGAAGATGAAGTCCTCGGGAGCTGCTCGCTGTGATCTGAACGACCTGCCCGCGGAGGCCAAGCGGGTCCGCGCGGCGCTGCAGGAGCTCAGACAGCGCGCGGAGAGGGAAGCCTTCTCTAAAGTGCAGCAGGACCTGACTGACCCCTTCCTAATCAGGTTCCTCAGAGCCAGAGACTTCGACATGGACCTAGCACTGAAG CTGCTGATTAACTATCATAAATGGAGGCAGGAGTGCCCTGAAATCAGTGCTAACCTCCGACCCTCCTCCATCATCGGCCTTCTGAAGAACAATTACCACGGTGTTCTCAGGTCCCGAGACGATGCTGGAAGCAGAGTTCTAATCTACAGGATTA GTCAGTGGAATCCAAAGGAGTTCACAGCGTATGAGGTTTTCCGGGTGAGCCTCATCACGTCAGAGCTGATCGTCCAAGAGCGAGAGACTCAGAGAAACGGCCTGAAGGCTATTTTTGACCTGCAGGGCTGGTGCTTTGCTCACGCTTTCCAGATAAACCCGT TTGCAAAAAAGATTTCATGCGTTCTCACA GACTCCTTTCCTTTGAAAGTCCGTGGCATCCATCTGATAAACGAGCCGATATTTTTCCGCCCAGTCTTTGCGATGATTCGACCATTCCTACCTGACAAGATTAAACAGCGG ATCCACTTCCACGGCAGCTCCTACACAGCGAGTCTTTATGAGCACTTTCCGAAAGCTGCCTTCCCCCCGGAGTACGGAGGAACAGGCCCAAACCTGGCGGAAGTGTGTGAGGAGTGGACGGACTTCATCATGCAGTCCGAAGATTATCTCCAGGAACTCTCCGCAGATTTAGGAGGTGACTCCTCTCAGGGCAGCTCCTGTGGCCATCGCTGA